The following proteins are co-located in the Salvelinus fontinalis isolate EN_2023a chromosome 29, ASM2944872v1, whole genome shotgun sequence genome:
- the LOC129827287 gene encoding cardiotrophin-like cytokine factor 1, with amino-acid sequence MHFEVHHIQHVLLLAAAVTSVQVPDPSFSLSNERTSIERTYELTKYLEHQLREIKDTYLSYLGPPFSDPDFSPPRPNSTALSLPSAATRLELWRGLENRARLAQNQRAYSVLLGAVRELARSTLCPYLQSSLLHFSTGLDGLLGSISGLMNTLGYALPSPLLSSSPLLAVRPALNDFSRKVEGFWVLRELQSWLWRSAKDFNRLKKRLRV; translated from the exons ATGCATTTTGAAG tccaTCACATTCAGCACGTCCTGCTATTGGCTGCAGCCGTGACTTCTGTCCAGGTCCCAGACCCCTCCTTCAGCCTGTCCAATGAGAGGACTTCGATTGAGAGGACGTATGAGCTGACCAAGTACCTGGAGCATCAGCTGAGAGAGATAAAGGACACCTAT tTATCCTACCTGGGCCCGCCGTTCAGTGACCCAGACTTCTCCCCTCCACGGCCCAACAGCACAGCCCTGTCCTTACCTAGCGCGGCCACCCGTCTGGAGCTGTGGCGGGGCCTGGAGAACCGTGCAAGGCTGGCCCAGAACCAGAGGGCTTACTCTGTTCTGCTGGGGGCGGTGAGGGAGCTGGCCCGCTCCACCCTCTGCCCCTACCTCCAGAGCTCCCTGCTGCACTTTTCTACAGGCCTGGACGGTCTGCTAGGTTCTATATCAGGCCTCATGAACACGCTGGGATATGCCCTGCC gtcccccctcctgtcctcctcccctctgctGGCGGTGCGGCCGGCGCTGAACGACTTCTCCAGGAAGGTGGAGGGCTTCTGGGTACTGAGGGAGCTGCAGAGCTGGCTGTGGCGCTCCGCCAAGGACTTCAACCGCCTTAAGAAGAGACTTAGAGtctga
- the LOC129827871 gene encoding FACT complex subunit SSRP1-like, whose protein sequence is MGDTLEFNEIYQESKGSWNDGRLRFSKQNLVYKSSKTGKVDNIPAAELSQATWRRVCLGHGIKLATSTGHVYKYDGFRDTDYERISEFFKANYKVELTEKDMCVKGWNWGTAKFSGPLLSFDVNDSSVFEIPLASVSQCATGKNEVTLEFHQNDDAEVSLMEVRFYVPPGPADEGADPVEAFAANVLSKADVIQATGDAVCVFKELQCLTPRGRYDILIYPAFLHLHGKTFDYKIPYTTVLRLFLLPHKDQRQMFFVISLDPPIKQGQTRYHFLILLFSKEEELCLTLNMSEEEVEKRYEGKLTKNMSGSLYEMVSRVMKALVNRKITVPGNFQGNTPGAQCITCSYKAQSGLLYPLERGFIYVHKPPVHLRFEEISCVNFARGTTTTRSFDFEVETKQGNQFTFSSIEREEYGKLFDFVNAKKLNIKNRGFKEGMKSKNNEYSDSDEDQHDAYLERMKAEGKIREEGDGSNDSDEETDESFNPGEESDIAEEYDSNASESDSGSGGDGSDDEGKKNKPAKKAKVVKERKERKPRKEKKQKDTNAPKRPMSSYMLWLNSSREHIKSENPGISITEISKKAGEMWKQIGKDDKEGWDRKAEEARKNYEKAMKEYRESGGGSSTPAKKESKKAGGKEDKKAGGKKRKSDGGEKEKEQGGNDSFKSREFISSEESSSEGERKKAKKAKGKPKGKESEEEVMTTPPSSEVDSD, encoded by the exons ATGGGAGACACGCTTGAGTTCAACGAGATCTACCAGGAATCCAAGGGGTCCTGG AACGACGGTCGTCTGAGGTTCAGTAAGCAGAATCTGGTGTATAAGAGCAGTAAGACTGGGAAGGTGGACAACATCCCGGCAGCAGAGCTGTCTCAGGCCACGTGGAGGCGTGTATGCCTGGGACACGGCATCAAGCTGGCCACCAGCACCGGACATGTCTACAAATATGACGGCTTCAGAGACACG GATTACGAGAGGATCTCGGAGTTCTTCAAGGCCAACTACAAGGTGGAGCTGACAGAGAAGGACATGTGTGTGAAGGGCTGGAACTGGGGCACTGCTAAATTCTCTG GTCCATTGTTGTCATTTGATGTGAATGACAGCTCCGTGTTTGAGATCCCCCTGGCCAGCGTGTCCCAGTGTGCCACAGGGAAGAACGAGGTGACGCTGGAGTTCCACCAGAACGATGACGCTGAGGTCTCTCTCATGGAGGTCCGTTTCTACGTCCCCCCCGGCCCCGCAGACGAGGGGGCAGACCCCGTGGAG GCGTTTGCCGCGAATGTGCTGTCTAAGGCAGATGTGATCCAGGCTACAGGAGATGCTGTGTGTGTCTTCAAAGAGCTGCAGTGCCTCACACCCAGGGGCAG gtaTGATATCCTTATCTACCCCGCCTTCCTCCACCTCCATGGTAAGACGTTTGACTACAAGATCCCCTACACCACTGTGCTGCGTCTCTTCCTGCTACCACACAAGGATCAGAGGCAGATGTTCTTtgtg ATCAGTCTGGACCCGCCCATCAAGCAGGGACAGACCCGTTACCACTTCCTCATCCTGCTCTTCTCTAAGGAGGAGGAGCTCTGCCTCACCCTCAACATGAGCGA ggaggaggtggagaagcgTTATGAAGGGAAGCTCACGAAGAACATGTCAGGTTCTCTCTATGAGATGGTCAGCAGAGTGATGAAGGCTCTGGTCAACAGGAAGATCACCGTGCCCGGAAACTTCCAGGG gaACACCCCAGGGGCCCAGTGTATAACATGTTCCTACAAGGCCCAGTCCGGTTTGCTCTACCCGCTGGAGAGGGGTTTCATCTACGTGCACAAGCCGCCCGTCCACCTGCGCTTCGAGGAGATCTCCTGTGTCAACTTCGCCAGAGGCACCACCACCACGCGCTCCTTCGACTTCGAGGTGGAGACCAAGCAGGGGAACCAGTTCACCTTCAGCAGCATAGAGAG GGAGGAGTACGGGAAGCTGTTTGACTTTGTAAACGCCAAGAAGCTCAACATCAAGAACCGAGGATTCAAGGAG GGCATGAAGAGTAAGAACAACGAGTACAGTGACTCCGATGAAGACCAGCACGATGCCTACCTGGAGAGGATGAAGGCTGAGGGCAagatcagagaggagggagacggcAGCAACGACTCGGACGAGGAGACCG ATGAGTCTTTCAACCCTGGGGAGGAGAGTGATATTGCTGAGGA gtatgACAGTAACGCGTCGGAGAGCGACAGCGGCAGCGGAGGTGATGGCAGCGATGACGAGGGAAAGAAGAATAAACCTGCAAAGAAGGCCAAGGTagtgaaggagaggaaggagaggaagccacgcaaagag AAGAAGCAGAAGGACACCAACGCCCCCAAGAGGCCGATGAGTTCCTACATGCTGTGGCTCAACTCTAGCCGCGAGCACATCAAGTCGGAAAACCCCGGAATCTCAATCACGGAGATCTCCAAGAAGGCCGGAGAGATGTGGAAACAGATAGGGAAGGACGACAAAGAG GGGTGGGACAGGAAAGCAGAGGAGGCTAGGAAGAACTATGAGAAAGCCATGAAGGAATACCGAGAGAGCGGTGGAGGCTCCTCTACACCCGCCAAGAA GGAGAGCAAGAAGGCAGGAGGCAAGGAAGACAAGAAGGCAGGAGGCAAGAAGAGGAAGTCTGacggaggagagaaagaaaaggagCAAGGAGGGAACGACAGTTTTAAGAGCCGAGAGTTTATCTCCAGCGAGGAGAGTTCGTCTGAGGGTGAACGGAAGAAGGCCAAGAAAGCCAAAGGCAAACCCAAGGGCAAG GAGTCTGAGGAGGAAGTGATGACCACGCCCCCCAGCTCTGAGGTGGACTCTgactaa